Proteins from a genomic interval of Acidobacteriota bacterium:
- a CDS encoding acetyl-CoA hydrolase, whose amino-acid sequence MMSLLTERVQCRELLDKLMPVEEAVRFVGDRSKIAISGFTKTGEPKTFIPALARHLAQYAPKTRIGLFSGASLSEDVEGPISSYVGKRGPYMSSKASRKLIHSGEMDFTDVHLSSFARNLIYGFYGGIDLAVVEVSRIRPDGSVVLSGSVGVSAEALTIAKKIILEVNTAIPDYTGFHDIALPSVHPKVGWPIPIVNVGDRVGLPYVEIDKSRVAAIIHSEKPDFPVSFKPTTETETRIAQNVIEFLMYCHKTFHWGSRLPPIQSGVGNVANAIVGELYKSPFKKIRFWTEVFQDGMMRYVEDDEKFDHASATAVSFSEDKRQEFMRLFTRCREKVVLRPMWMSNNAEMITRLFVIAMNTPIEVDIYGHVNSTHIDGSRVVNGLGGSGDFFRHAYLSIVHTPSVRRLRDGRVVSCVLPYVRHIDHTEHDIHCVVTEQGFALNTEIRSARRRAEDIISKCAHPHFQPVLREYMKIAGDGDQPRLANMDLLEGWWKDYDAACRSFPDPAA is encoded by the coding sequence ATCATGTCACTACTGACCGAGCGTGTGCAGTGCAGGGAGTTGCTGGATAAGCTGATGCCGGTGGAAGAGGCGGTCAGGTTCGTCGGGGACCGCTCGAAAATCGCCATCAGCGGGTTCACCAAGACGGGGGAACCCAAAACCTTCATCCCCGCCCTGGCCCGCCACCTGGCGCAGTACGCGCCCAAGACCAGGATCGGCCTCTTCAGCGGGGCCTCGCTTTCGGAGGACGTGGAGGGACCGATCTCCTCGTACGTGGGAAAGCGCGGCCCGTACATGTCCTCCAAGGCCTCCCGGAAGCTGATCCATTCCGGGGAGATGGACTTCACCGACGTCCACCTCTCCTCCTTCGCCCGGAACCTGATCTACGGGTTTTACGGCGGGATCGATCTCGCGGTGGTGGAGGTCTCCCGTATCCGTCCCGACGGCAGCGTGGTCCTGTCCGGTTCTGTCGGGGTGTCGGCGGAAGCCCTGACCATCGCGAAGAAGATCATCCTCGAGGTGAACACGGCGATCCCCGATTACACCGGGTTTCACGATATCGCTCTCCCGAGCGTCCACCCGAAGGTGGGCTGGCCCATCCCCATCGTCAACGTGGGCGACCGCGTCGGCCTTCCCTACGTGGAGATCGACAAGAGCAGGGTGGCGGCCATCATCCATTCCGAGAAGCCCGATTTCCCGGTCAGCTTCAAGCCGACGACCGAAACCGAGACCCGGATCGCCCAGAACGTCATCGAGTTCCTCATGTACTGCCACAAGACGTTCCACTGGGGCAGCCGCCTCCCCCCCATCCAATCGGGGGTCGGCAACGTGGCCAATGCCATCGTCGGGGAACTCTACAAATCCCCGTTCAAGAAGATCCGCTTCTGGACCGAGGTGTTCCAGGACGGGATGATGCGCTACGTCGAGGACGACGAGAAATTCGATCACGCGTCGGCGACCGCCGTCTCCTTCTCGGAGGACAAGCGCCAGGAGTTCATGCGCCTCTTCACCCGGTGCCGGGAAAAGGTGGTCCTGCGCCCGATGTGGATGTCGAACAACGCGGAGATGATCACGCGCCTGTTCGTGATCGCCATGAACACCCCGATCGAGGTCGATATCTACGGTCACGTCAATTCGACCCATATCGACGGCTCCCGGGTGGTCAACGGCCTCGGCGGAAGCGGCGATTTCTTCCGGCACGCCTATCTCAGCATCGTCCACACCCCCTCGGTCCGGCGCCTGAGGGACGGGAGGGTCGTCAGCTGCGTGCTCCCCTACGTGCGCCACATCGACCACACGGAGCATGACATCCATTGCGTGGTGACCGAGCAGGGGTTCGCCCTGAACACCGAGATCCGTTCGGCGCGGCGCCGCGCGGAGGACATCATTTCAAAGTGCGCGCACCCCCATTTCCAGCCGGTGCTGCGCGAATACATGAAAATCGCCGGCGATGGAGACCAGCCCCGGCTGGCCAACATGGATCTGCTCGAAGGCTGGTGGAAGGATTACGACGCCGCCTGCCGCTCCTTTCCCGACCCGGCCGCCTGA